The Micromonospora sp. WMMD961 genome has a segment encoding these proteins:
- a CDS encoding aminotransferase class V-fold PLP-dependent enzyme, with protein MPTRVDAAPEPASSGPLDVLGVPGEINLDYAASAPCARAAADAVAALLPWYASVHRGAGALSRRCTLAYERARQTVGDFFGARTDDHVIFTRNTTDALNLLARALPAGTTVVTFAGEHHANLLPWPRGSVRLPVPTDPDAAVRDLAAALTELRRGSNPALPVLVAVTGASNVTGERWPVTELARVAHRHGARIVLDAAQLAPHAPVDLRTLDVDYLAVSGHKLYAPFGAGVLVGRADWLDAAPPYLAGGGATSHVGPATHDVNWATGPARHEGGTPNLLGAVALAAVCAALDDADRAALAAHEQALLTRLRTGLAALPHVVELRTFGPDAPRVGIVSFVVAGWDSGDVAARLAAEHHIGVRDGLFCAHPLARRLLSEAAGRTGRRDLPPTALRASIGLGSTQAQVDRLLAALANLS; from the coding sequence CTGCCCACCCGCGTCGACGCCGCGCCCGAACCGGCCTCGTCGGGGCCGCTCGACGTCCTCGGCGTACCCGGCGAGATCAACCTGGACTACGCGGCCAGCGCGCCGTGCGCGCGGGCCGCCGCCGACGCGGTGGCCGCGCTGCTGCCCTGGTACGCGAGCGTGCACCGTGGGGCAGGAGCCCTGTCCCGACGCTGCACCCTGGCCTACGAACGGGCCCGACAGACGGTCGGTGACTTCTTCGGTGCCCGCACCGACGATCACGTGATTTTCACCCGCAACACGACCGACGCGCTCAACCTGCTGGCCCGGGCCCTGCCCGCCGGCACGACGGTGGTCACCTTCGCCGGTGAGCACCACGCCAACCTGCTGCCCTGGCCGCGTGGCTCGGTACGGCTGCCGGTGCCCACCGACCCGGACGCGGCGGTACGCGACCTCGCCGCCGCCCTCACCGAACTGCGCCGGGGCAGCAACCCGGCACTGCCGGTGCTGGTCGCGGTGACCGGTGCCAGCAACGTGACCGGGGAGCGGTGGCCGGTCACCGAGCTGGCCCGGGTGGCGCACCGGCACGGCGCCCGGATCGTGCTGGACGCCGCGCAACTCGCCCCGCACGCCCCGGTCGATCTGCGCACGCTCGACGTCGACTACCTGGCCGTATCCGGCCACAAGCTCTACGCGCCGTTCGGTGCGGGTGTGCTGGTCGGCAGGGCGGACTGGCTGGACGCCGCGCCGCCGTACCTGGCCGGTGGCGGCGCCACCAGCCACGTCGGACCGGCGACCCACGACGTCAACTGGGCGACCGGGCCGGCCCGGCACGAGGGCGGCACCCCCAACCTGCTCGGCGCGGTGGCGCTGGCGGCCGTGTGCGCGGCGCTCGACGACGCCGACCGGGCCGCGCTGGCCGCCCACGAGCAGGCGCTGCTGACCCGACTGCGGACCGGCCTCGCCGCTCTGCCGCACGTCGTGGAGCTGCGGACCTTCGGCCCGGACGCGCCGCGCGTCGGGATCGTCTCGTTCGTGGTCGCCGGATGGGATTCCGGCGACGTGGCCGCCCGGCTGGCCGCTGAGCACCACATCGGCGTACGCGACGGGTTGTTCTGCGCCCACCCGCTGGCGCGACGTCTGCTCAGCGAGGCGGCGGGGCGCACCGGTCGGCGGGACCTGCCGCCCACCGCACTGCGCGCCAGCATCGGCCTGGGCAGCACGCAAGCGCAGGTAGACCGGCTGCTCGCCGCGCTCGCCAACCTGAGCTGA
- a CDS encoding FUSC family protein, producing the protein MDIDGARIAEATEQLRHRSRATLHDRLHRVRMAGGLALQAGLAAGIAYLISHKVLGNPQPVFAPISAVGTLAASVGQRFRRTMELIVGVGVGVAVGDLLIYLLGTGAWQLGLVVTVAILLTIFAGASVAIVIQAAATAVLIVTLSPSTQDLEIPRFVDAFLGGGVALLVTAVLLPLNPLRVINRAARPALDLLATQLDVTADGLRSRDRATIQGALERLRNNKEELATLGEAIEGAKETAILSPARWHRRDELTHYAEAADPIDRAMRNSGTLIRRSVTLIEDEEPVPDPMPDAVGHLAESVRLLKHEFAAGEEPEKARERSLRAVSEASRAYGAGVGFSGSVVVAQIRTTASDLLVASGIEQEEANRWIRNAFGEQERPVGEPAKPDETPKPPTAPPVG; encoded by the coding sequence GTGGACATCGACGGCGCCCGGATCGCCGAGGCGACCGAGCAACTGCGCCATCGGAGCCGGGCCACCCTGCACGACCGTCTGCACCGGGTACGGATGGCCGGCGGGCTTGCCCTGCAGGCCGGGTTGGCCGCCGGAATCGCGTACCTGATCTCGCACAAGGTGCTCGGAAACCCGCAGCCGGTCTTCGCGCCGATCTCCGCGGTCGGCACCCTGGCCGCGTCTGTCGGCCAGCGGTTCCGCCGGACCATGGAGTTGATCGTCGGGGTGGGGGTCGGGGTGGCCGTCGGCGACCTCCTGATCTACCTGCTGGGCACCGGGGCGTGGCAGCTCGGCCTGGTGGTCACCGTGGCGATCCTGCTCACCATCTTCGCCGGGGCGAGCGTCGCCATCGTGATCCAGGCGGCGGCCACGGCGGTGCTGATCGTGACGCTGAGCCCTTCCACCCAGGACCTGGAGATCCCCCGCTTCGTGGACGCGTTCCTCGGCGGCGGAGTCGCCCTGCTGGTCACGGCGGTGCTGCTGCCGCTGAACCCGCTGCGGGTGATCAACCGGGCCGCCCGGCCGGCGCTGGACCTGCTCGCCACCCAGCTCGACGTCACCGCCGACGGGTTACGCAGCCGGGATCGGGCCACCATCCAGGGCGCACTGGAGAGGCTGCGCAACAACAAGGAGGAGCTGGCCACGTTGGGCGAGGCGATCGAGGGCGCGAAGGAGACCGCAATCCTCTCCCCGGCCCGCTGGCACCGCCGCGACGAACTGACCCACTACGCGGAGGCGGCCGACCCGATCGACCGGGCGATGCGCAACAGCGGCACGCTGATCCGCCGGTCGGTGACCCTCATCGAGGACGAGGAACCGGTGCCCGATCCGATGCCGGACGCGGTCGGCCACCTCGCCGAGTCGGTCCGGCTGCTCAAGCACGAGTTCGCCGCCGGGGAGGAGCCGGAGAAGGCCCGGGAGCGGTCCCTGCGTGCGGTCAGCGAAGCCAGCCGGGCGTACGGGGCCGGCGTCGGCTTCTCCGGCAGCGTGGTGGTCGCCCAGATCCGGACCACGGCGAGCGACCTGCTGGTGGCCTCCGGGATCGAGCAGGAGGAGGCGAACCGGTGGATCCGCAACGCCTTCGGGGAGCAGGAGCGGCCGGTCGGCGAGCCGGCCAAACCCGACGAGACGCCGAAGCCACCCACCGCCCCACCCGTCGGCTGA
- a CDS encoding metal-dependent phosphohydrolase, with translation MVDLLHRWRIAVRGAGASPDATSARAGERLLDRWREPHRHYHSVSHLTAVLDVVDEYADLADRVDLVRLAAWFHDAVYDPRAAGHANERDSAALADQVLTGLGVPASAVSEVRRLVLLTAGHTVAPDDRDGALLCDADLAVLAGPPANYERYATAIRREYSHVPEPAFRTGRAAVLTGLLALPALFRLPPLASRWEEPARDNVRRELAALSGESEGAG, from the coding sequence GTGGTTGATCTGCTGCATCGGTGGCGAATCGCGGTCCGGGGCGCCGGTGCGAGCCCGGACGCGACGTCGGCCAGAGCTGGGGAGCGGTTGCTCGACCGGTGGCGGGAGCCGCACCGGCACTATCACTCGGTGTCCCATCTGACGGCGGTGCTCGACGTGGTGGACGAGTACGCCGACCTCGCCGACCGGGTCGACCTGGTCCGGCTGGCGGCCTGGTTCCACGACGCCGTCTACGACCCGCGAGCCGCCGGTCACGCCAACGAACGCGACAGCGCCGCGCTGGCCGACCAGGTGCTCACCGGGCTCGGGGTGCCGGCGTCCGCAGTGTCCGAGGTGCGCCGCCTGGTGCTGCTCACCGCCGGACACACCGTGGCACCCGACGACCGGGACGGTGCCCTGCTGTGCGACGCGGACCTCGCCGTGCTGGCCGGGCCGCCGGCCAACTACGAGCGGTATGCCACGGCGATCCGGCGGGAGTACTCGCACGTGCCGGAGCCGGCCTTCCGGACCGGGCGGGCGGCCGTGTTGACCGGCCTGCTGGCGCTGCCCGCGCTGTTCCGGCTGCCGCCGTTGGCGAGCCGGTGGGAGGAACCAGCCCGGGACAACGTGCGCCGCGAGCTGGCCGCGCTCAGCGGGGAGTCGGAGGGCGCGGGTTGA
- a CDS encoding DUF4031 domain-containing protein, with translation MLYLDRPAWPWRGRLWSHLISDVSYAELHAFAETLGAPRRGFDRDHYDIPADRFAAAVWLGAQVVPSRELVRLLRTAGLRRPKHLVNPRPPTPR, from the coding sequence ATGCTCTACCTGGACCGGCCTGCCTGGCCGTGGCGCGGTCGGCTCTGGTCGCACCTGATCAGCGACGTCTCGTACGCCGAGTTGCACGCCTTCGCCGAGACGCTCGGCGCACCCCGACGCGGCTTCGACCGGGACCACTACGACATCCCGGCCGACCGGTTCGCGGCGGCGGTATGGCTCGGTGCCCAGGTGGTGCCGAGCCGGGAACTGGTCCGGTTGCTCCGCACGGCCGGGCTGCGTCGTCCGAAGCACCTGGTCAACCCGCGCCCTCCGACTCCCCGCTGA
- a CDS encoding FAD-linked oxidase C-terminal domain-containing protein, with product MAPTDLLDDLRDALGDDAVLTDPDLLRMHQRDEADLCAAGTPLVVTRPRSTEQVVAVVRAAARHGVPVVPQGARTGLAGAANAVDGAVVISTVAMDEIREIDPVSRIAVVQPGVVNAALAGAVAKQGLWYPPDPGSWESSTIGGNVATNAGGMCCVKYGVTTEYVLGLEVVLASGEVLRTGRRTAKGVAGYDLTRLFVGSEGTLGVITEVTVALRPAPADSLTLVAVFPSTAAAGAAVAEIAARGLTPSLLELLDQTHLRAIEAYQSMGLRTDAQALLLAAADTGPRAAEDLAGLAGVCEAAGADEVYAATDAVEAAALLQARRLAHPAMEKFAADAYPGGNGGLVIDDVAVPRGSLAALLDGVARIAAECEVPIGVVGHAGDGNMHPNIVVDRADPASVERGRRAFDEIMRLGLDLGGTCTGEHGVGLLKRDWLAREIGPVGVRVHQAIKSALDPAGLLNPGKVL from the coding sequence ATGGCCCCCACCGATCTCCTCGACGACCTGCGCGACGCGCTCGGCGACGACGCCGTGCTCACCGACCCGGACCTGCTGCGGATGCACCAGCGGGACGAGGCCGACCTGTGCGCCGCCGGCACCCCGCTCGTGGTGACCCGCCCGCGCAGCACCGAACAGGTGGTCGCCGTGGTTCGGGCGGCGGCGCGCCACGGCGTACCGGTGGTGCCGCAGGGCGCTCGGACCGGGCTGGCCGGCGCGGCGAACGCGGTGGACGGCGCGGTGGTGATCAGCACCGTCGCGATGGACGAGATCCGGGAGATCGACCCGGTGAGCCGGATCGCGGTGGTCCAACCCGGGGTGGTCAACGCTGCGCTGGCCGGGGCGGTGGCCAAGCAAGGGCTCTGGTACCCGCCGGACCCCGGTTCCTGGGAGTCGTCGACGATCGGCGGCAACGTGGCCACCAACGCCGGCGGCATGTGCTGCGTGAAGTACGGCGTGACCACCGAGTACGTCCTCGGCCTGGAGGTGGTGCTCGCCTCCGGTGAGGTGCTGCGCACCGGCCGACGAACGGCCAAGGGGGTGGCCGGTTACGACCTGACCCGGCTCTTCGTCGGCTCGGAGGGCACCCTCGGCGTGATCACCGAAGTGACGGTGGCGCTGCGGCCCGCGCCGGCCGACTCGCTGACCCTGGTGGCGGTCTTCCCGTCCACCGCCGCGGCCGGTGCCGCGGTGGCCGAGATCGCGGCTCGTGGGCTCACCCCCAGCCTGTTGGAGCTGCTCGACCAGACCCACCTGCGGGCGATCGAGGCGTACCAGTCGATGGGGCTGCGCACCGACGCGCAGGCGCTGCTGCTGGCCGCGGCGGACACCGGCCCCCGGGCCGCCGAGGATCTGGCCGGCCTGGCCGGGGTGTGCGAGGCGGCCGGCGCCGACGAGGTGTACGCGGCCACCGACGCGGTGGAGGCGGCGGCGCTGCTCCAGGCCCGCCGGCTGGCGCACCCGGCGATGGAGAAGTTCGCCGCCGACGCCTACCCGGGTGGCAACGGCGGTCTGGTGATCGACGACGTGGCGGTGCCGCGTGGTTCGCTCGCGGCGCTGCTGGACGGGGTGGCCCGGATCGCGGCGGAGTGCGAGGTGCCGATCGGTGTGGTGGGGCACGCTGGCGACGGCAACATGCACCCGAACATCGTGGTCGACCGGGCCGACCCGGCGAGCGTGGAGCGGGGCCGGCGCGCGTTCGACGAGATCATGCGCCTCGGCCTCGACCTGGGTGGCACGTGCACCGGCGAGCACGGGGTGGGGCTGCTCAAGCGGGACTGGCTGGCCCGGGAGATCGGGCCGGTCGGCGTCCGGGTGCACCAGGCGATCAAGTCGGCGCTCGACCCGGCGGGTCTGCTCAACCCGGGCAAGGTGCTCTGA
- a CDS encoding glycerol-3-phosphate dehydrogenase/oxidase, with protein sequence MSTRRPGGYRGRVRDPNVSRSAAGQLSPVRRASDLRRLRAERFDVLVIGGGVTGAGAALDAASRGLKVALVEARDLAAGTSSRSSKLIHGGLRYLEQLEFNLVHEALTERGLLATRLAPHLVRPVPFLVPLPAGRGLRDLPARIFRRSYYGAGVATYDAFAGLFGGGRGMPLHRHLTREGARRIFPSLRADALAGAIRYYDGQVDDARLVVTLARTAASLGATVVSSARAVGLIRQAREVTGVRVRDLEAPAGSPDAEFEVHARTVIAATGVWSDDMSRMLNDVGLRPGIRVRASKGVHLVVPRSAITGETGLILRTAKSVLFVIPWGGHWIIGTTDTDWRLDRSHPAASASDIDYLLEQVNTVLDRPLTTADIEGVYAGLRPLLAGEADSTSKLSREHAVFEPMLGLLLVAGGKYTTYRVMASDVVDRAARRLGGTRPSRTADLPLLGADGYPAMWRDRADLARRHGVPVGVVEHLLERYGSLTLDLLALVDADPLLASPLAGAPEYLAAEVAYAARAEGALHLEDVLTRRTRISFETSHRGLESAEHAAELMGAVLGWDAATRAREVEHYRARVEAERQSQLMPDDAAADAARLGAPDVRGYAADRGGEDDQAELRSSAR encoded by the coding sequence ATGTCGACTCGGCGGCCCGGCGGTTACCGTGGACGGGTGCGTGACCCCAATGTCTCCCGATCCGCCGCCGGCCAACTGTCGCCGGTCCGCCGTGCGTCCGACCTGCGTCGACTGCGCGCCGAGCGCTTCGACGTGCTGGTCATCGGGGGCGGGGTGACCGGTGCCGGTGCGGCCCTGGACGCGGCGTCCCGGGGCCTCAAGGTGGCCCTCGTCGAGGCGCGTGACCTCGCCGCCGGCACCTCCAGCCGGTCCAGCAAACTCATCCACGGTGGCCTGCGCTACCTGGAGCAGTTGGAGTTCAACCTGGTGCACGAGGCGCTCACCGAGCGCGGGCTGCTCGCCACCCGGCTCGCGCCGCACCTGGTACGTCCGGTGCCGTTCCTGGTGCCGCTGCCGGCCGGGCGGGGCCTGCGCGACCTGCCGGCCCGGATCTTCCGCCGCTCGTACTACGGCGCCGGCGTGGCCACCTACGACGCCTTCGCCGGGCTCTTCGGCGGCGGCCGGGGGATGCCACTGCACCGGCACCTGACCCGGGAGGGCGCCCGGCGGATCTTCCCGAGTCTGCGAGCAGACGCGCTGGCCGGGGCGATCCGCTACTACGACGGGCAGGTCGACGACGCACGCCTGGTGGTCACCCTGGCCCGCACCGCCGCCAGCCTCGGCGCAACAGTGGTGAGCAGTGCCCGTGCCGTCGGGCTGATCCGGCAGGCGCGTGAGGTGACCGGCGTGCGGGTACGCGACCTGGAGGCGCCGGCGGGCTCACCGGACGCGGAGTTCGAGGTGCACGCCCGCACCGTCATCGCCGCCACGGGTGTGTGGAGCGACGACATGTCCCGGATGCTCAACGACGTGGGCCTGCGGCCCGGCATCCGGGTGCGCGCCTCCAAGGGGGTGCACCTGGTGGTGCCCCGCTCGGCGATCACCGGTGAGACGGGGCTCATCCTGCGTACGGCGAAGTCGGTGCTCTTCGTCATCCCGTGGGGCGGGCACTGGATCATCGGCACCACCGACACCGACTGGCGGCTGGACCGGTCCCACCCGGCCGCCTCCGCGAGTGACATCGACTACCTCCTCGAACAGGTCAACACCGTGCTGGACCGGCCGTTGACCACCGCCGACATCGAGGGCGTCTACGCGGGGCTGCGGCCGCTGCTGGCCGGCGAGGCCGACTCGACCTCGAAGCTCTCCCGCGAGCACGCGGTCTTCGAGCCCATGCTCGGGTTGCTGTTGGTGGCCGGCGGCAAGTACACGACGTACCGGGTGATGGCCTCCGACGTGGTCGATCGTGCGGCCCGCCGGCTCGGCGGCACGCGTCCGTCGCGTACCGCCGACCTGCCGCTGCTGGGTGCCGACGGTTACCCGGCGATGTGGCGGGACCGGGCCGACCTGGCTCGCCGGCACGGCGTGCCGGTGGGCGTGGTGGAGCACCTGCTGGAGCGGTACGGCAGCCTCACCCTCGACCTGTTGGCGCTGGTCGACGCCGATCCGCTGCTCGCGTCTCCGCTGGCGGGTGCCCCGGAGTATCTGGCGGCCGAGGTCGCGTACGCGGCACGGGCCGAGGGTGCGCTGCACCTGGAGGACGTGCTGACCCGACGGACGCGGATCTCGTTCGAGACCAGCCATCGAGGGCTGGAGTCGGCGGAGCACGCCGCCGAGCTGATGGGCGCGGTGCTCGGTTGGGACGCGGCCACCCGGGCCCGCGAGGTGGAGCACTACCGCGCCCGGGTGGAGGCGGAGCGGCAGTCCCAGTTGATGCCGGACGACGCGGCGGCGGACGCGGCCCGGCTCGGTGCGCCGGACGTCCGGGGTTACGCGGCCGACCGGGGTGGCGAGGACGACCAGGCGGAGCTGCGATCGTCCGCTCGATGA
- a CDS encoding S8 family serine peptidase, producing the protein MHGEPGYPGVSDRSSPWPVVAAVVVGCWTVAVTVATQTGGWLTDQVLLGFGRDRLGWLWPVLGLATVVLVGTPALLLSVLPRSAAIRATGRAWLLGALALGLLTLLRVVPLVHHEAYLAALAGTALLGAFAMRWAARRWAYPGLVGLVHGPAPTGGGDATLPEATGSGDATRPEATGSGDATRPEATANGDATRLEAVGSPTPVESRRRPRGLGAVPLLAIAAGLATLLPWAWLGALGGLLETVLALLASAALGVLAATLLDGTFWSRFAVGRPPRPARLVLVGGLVAGVALLLLAAGTGQSGAQLPALWTLPPLGFALAALWAAAWRPTVDPADAARAGRTATGWLVGLAALGPLAFTDPEEISLLLIGTRDVPFWVAAATGTGLAVAVLVAIGYAVLLARPSARTPNRRVAAVTAVVLVVAFGVVDLGPGQPGLYGERLLVVLRAQADLTGLPTGAAGRAGRDARATEVYRRLVATAEQSQADLVRELNRLRLDPVSYYLVNAVEVDGGPAVRAWLARRPEVDRVLISQRLRPLPAPAGQSRGTAPKPTGPEWNISQIGADKVWSQLGVTGSGIVVGSSDSGVDGNHPALRAQFRGGDDSWYDPWDGTRNPTDQGGHGTHTVGSAVGRDGIGVAPDAQWVGCVNLDRNLGSPGHYLDCLQFMLAPFPTGGDPFTDGRPERAPQVLTNSWGCPAIEGCDRGVLRPATAALDAAGIFVVVAAGNTGPWCASIDDPPAPFPDVLTVGAVDSHRRVAEFSSRGPVAGSPGKPDVLAPGVGVVSAMPGGTYAALDGTSMATPQVAGVVALMWSANPALVGDVARTRQILRDTATAATPTYRSSDPSDACGAPSNITGAGQVDAYAAVRAAAGVRPGTR; encoded by the coding sequence ATGCACGGTGAGCCTGGGTACCCCGGAGTCAGCGACCGCAGTTCCCCATGGCCGGTGGTCGCGGCCGTTGTCGTCGGCTGTTGGACGGTTGCGGTCACCGTGGCCACCCAGACCGGTGGTTGGCTCACCGATCAGGTGCTGCTGGGCTTCGGCCGGGACCGGCTCGGCTGGCTCTGGCCGGTGCTCGGTCTGGCGACCGTCGTGCTGGTGGGCACACCCGCCCTGCTGCTGTCCGTGCTGCCCCGGTCGGCAGCGATCCGGGCCACCGGGCGGGCCTGGCTGCTCGGGGCACTGGCCCTGGGGCTGCTCACACTGCTGCGGGTCGTGCCGCTGGTGCACCACGAGGCGTACCTCGCCGCGCTGGCCGGCACGGCGCTGCTCGGCGCGTTCGCCATGCGCTGGGCGGCACGCCGGTGGGCGTACCCCGGGCTGGTCGGCTTGGTCCACGGCCCGGCACCCACCGGAGGCGGCGACGCCACGCTGCCCGAGGCCACCGGCAGCGGCGACGCCACGCGGCCCGAGGCCACCGGCAGCGGCGACGCCACGCGGCCCGAGGCCACCGCGAACGGCGACGCCACGCGGCTTGAGGCTGTCGGGAGCCCGACGCCGGTCGAATCTCGGCGACGCCCGCGTGGACTCGGCGCGGTGCCACTGCTCGCGATCGCCGCCGGGTTGGCGACGCTGCTGCCGTGGGCCTGGTTGGGCGCGCTCGGCGGGCTCCTGGAGACCGTGCTCGCGCTGCTGGCGTCCGCCGCGCTCGGAGTGCTGGCCGCGACCCTGTTGGACGGCACGTTCTGGTCCCGGTTCGCGGTCGGCCGGCCACCCCGGCCGGCTCGGCTGGTGCTGGTCGGGGGCCTGGTCGCCGGGGTGGCGCTACTGCTGCTCGCGGCCGGCACCGGCCAGTCCGGTGCGCAGCTGCCCGCGCTGTGGACCCTGCCGCCGCTGGGTTTCGCACTGGCCGCGCTGTGGGCCGCTGCCTGGCGGCCCACAGTCGACCCGGCCGACGCCGCGCGCGCCGGCCGGACGGCGACCGGTTGGCTCGTCGGCCTGGCCGCGCTCGGCCCGCTCGCCTTCACCGACCCGGAAGAGATCAGCCTGCTGCTGATCGGCACCCGGGACGTTCCGTTCTGGGTGGCGGCCGCCACCGGCACCGGGCTCGCCGTCGCCGTCCTGGTCGCCATCGGGTACGCGGTGCTGCTCGCCCGGCCGTCGGCACGTACCCCGAACCGTCGGGTCGCCGCGGTGACCGCCGTGGTGCTGGTGGTGGCGTTCGGCGTGGTCGACCTCGGCCCCGGCCAACCCGGCCTCTACGGCGAGCGGCTGCTGGTGGTCCTGCGCGCGCAGGCGGACCTGACCGGTCTGCCGACCGGCGCGGCGGGTCGGGCCGGGCGGGACGCCCGGGCGACGGAGGTCTACCGGCGGCTGGTGGCGACCGCCGAGCAGAGCCAGGCCGACCTGGTCCGAGAGCTGAACCGACTCCGACTCGACCCGGTGTCGTACTACCTCGTGAACGCCGTCGAGGTGGACGGCGGCCCGGCGGTGCGCGCGTGGCTCGCCCGTCGGCCGGAGGTGGACCGGGTGCTGATCAGCCAACGCCTCCGCCCACTACCGGCCCCGGCCGGGCAGAGCCGGGGTACCGCGCCCAAGCCCACCGGTCCGGAGTGGAACATCAGCCAGATCGGTGCCGACAAGGTCTGGTCCCAGCTCGGGGTGACCGGATCGGGCATCGTGGTCGGCAGCTCGGACTCAGGGGTGGACGGAAACCATCCGGCGCTGCGAGCGCAGTTCCGCGGCGGCGACGACTCCTGGTACGACCCGTGGGACGGCACCCGCAACCCCACCGACCAGGGCGGGCACGGCACCCACACGGTCGGCAGCGCGGTCGGGCGGGACGGCATCGGGGTGGCCCCGGACGCGCAGTGGGTGGGCTGCGTCAACCTGGACCGCAACCTCGGCAGCCCCGGGCACTACCTGGACTGTCTCCAGTTCATGCTGGCGCCCTTCCCGACCGGCGGCGACCCGTTCACCGACGGCCGCCCGGAGCGCGCGCCGCAGGTGTTGACCAACTCGTGGGGCTGCCCGGCCATCGAGGGTTGCGACCGGGGCGTGCTGCGGCCGGCCACCGCGGCGCTGGACGCCGCCGGGATCTTCGTGGTCGTGGCGGCCGGCAACACCGGCCCGTGGTGCGCGTCGATCGACGACCCACCAGCCCCGTTCCCGGACGTGTTGACCGTGGGGGCGGTGGACTCGCACCGACGGGTGGCCGAGTTCTCCTCGCGCGGGCCGGTTGCGGGCAGCCCGGGTAAGCCGGACGTGCTCGCACCGGGTGTGGGTGTGGTGTCCGCCATGCCGGGTGGCACGTACGCCGCATTGGACGGCACCTCGATGGCGACCCCGCAGGTGGCGGGGGTGGTCGCACTGATGTGGTCGGCGAACCCGGCGCTGGTCGGCGACGTGGCCCGGACCCGGCAGATCCTGCGGGACACCGCCACGGCGGCCACGCCGACCTACCGCTCCAGCGACCCGTCCGACGCCTGCGGTGCTCCGTCGAACATCACCGGCGCTGGTCAGGTCGACGCCTACGCCGCCGTTCGCGCAGCCGCGGGGGTGCGACCCGGTACCCGGTGA